One window from the genome of Anguilla rostrata isolate EN2019 chromosome 5, ASM1855537v3, whole genome shotgun sequence encodes:
- the LOC135255915 gene encoding uncharacterized protein LOC135255915 isoform X7 — translation MRIASFGVLVGLLLASPASPSRVVLSVSVGHSRTLPCNGTRSRDVEWRFQQESHPGWLVVAELHDGSFSPGSGFQGRVESFHLTEPGNYSLILSNVVYSDLGIYECRYKDETVLSDVKLNIFVPSSVPVALGMSASLPCFGNIKKHTSAGDLDILWKRDEKIVYQLLKNSTTYGPGFENRASVSPEQALHGNLSLTIRQTRFSDQGDYQCFCNSPKERGNPDSASLTVTGLPRSVADSGLPAGAVAGIVLLVLALLAVCVVVWKYRAKFSRPPVSVPETQPSHPVPCLPLSEIQTSPAEPRLSEPETKPSDPEPRLSEPETQPLMPETHPLMPETQPLMPETHPLMPETHPLMPETQPLMPEAQPLRPEAQPLMPEAQPLMPETQPQMPETQPQMPGTQPFDQNEKLEKGDGIL, via the exons cctCGCCAGCATCTCCAAGCCGTGTGGTTTTATCTGTAAGCGTCGGCCATTCCCGCACTCTCCCCTGCAATGGAACCCGCAGCAGGGATGTGGAGTGGCGGTTTCAGCAGGAAAGTCACCCTGGCTGGCTGGTCGTGGCCGAACTCCACGACGGATCCTTTTCCCCAGGAAGCGGCTTCCAGGGACGGGTGGAATCCTTCCACCTAACAGAGCCGGGAAACTACAGCCTCATCCTCAGTAATGTGGTGTACAGTGACCTCGGCATTTATGAATGCCGGTACAAGGATGAGACCGTTCTTTCAGATGTGAAGCTAAATATTTTTG tcccatcAAGTGTTCCTGTAGCGTTGGGAATGTCCGCCAGTCTTCCTTGCTTTGGGAACATTAAGAAACACACGAGTGCTGGTGATCTGGATATCCTCTGGAAGAGAGATGAAAAGATAGTTTACCAGCTCCTTAAGAACAGCACCACCTATGGGCCCGGGTTCGAGAACAGAGCTTCAGTTTCCCCAGAACAAGCCCTCCATGGAAACCTCTCTTTAACCATCAGACAAACAAGGTTTTCAGATCAAGGCGACTACCAGTGCTTCTGCAACAGTCCTAAAGAGAGGGGGAACCCAGATTCTGCCAGTCTCACTGTTACAG GCCTGCCTCGCTCTGTAGCAGATTCAGGACTCCCTGCAGGAGCAGTGGCTGGGATCGTATTGCTGGTGTTGGCGCTGTTAGCAGTCTGCGTTGTAGTCTGGAAGTACCGCGCGAAGTTCAGCAGACCCCCTGTATCTGTGCCTGAAACCCAGCCTTCTCACCCCGTaccctgtctccctctgtccGAGATCCAGACTTCACCTGCCGAACCCCGTCTATCTGAGCCTGAGACCAAGCCTTCTGACCCCGAACCCCGTCTATCTGAGCCTGAAACCCAGCCTCTGATGCCTGAGACCCACCCTCTGATGCCTGAGACCCAGCCTCTGATGCCTGAGACCCACCCTCTGATGCCTGAGACCCACCCTCTGATGCCTGAGACCCAGCCTCTGATGCCTGAGGCCCAGCCTCTGAGGCCTGAGGCCCAGCCTCTGATGCCTGAGGCCCAGCCTTTGATGCCTGAGACCCAGCCTCAGATGCCTGAGACCCAGCCTCAGATGCCTGGGACCCAGCCTTTTGACCAGAATGAAAAGCTGGAGAAAGGGGATGGAATCCTGTAG
- the LOC135255915 gene encoding uncharacterized protein LOC135255915 isoform X8, with product MRITSFGILLGLLLASPASPSRVVLSVSVGHSRTLPCNGTRSRDVEWRFQQESHPGWLVVAELHDGSFSPGSGFQGRVESFHLTEPGNYSLILSNVVYSDLGIYECRYKDETVLSDVKLNIFVPSSVPVALGMSASLPCFGNIKKHTSAGDLDILWKRDEKIVYQLLKNSTTYGPGFENRASVSPEQALHGNLSLTIRQTRFSDQGDYQCFCNSPKERGNPDSASLTVTGLPRSVADSGLPAGAVAGIVLLVLALLAVCVVVWKYRAKFSRPPVSVPETQPSHPVPCLPLSEIQTSPAEPRLSEPETKPSDPEPRLSEPETQPLMPETHPLMPETQPLMPETHPLMPETHPLMPETQPLMPEAQPLRPEAQPLMPEAQPLMPETQPQMPETQPQMPGTQPFDQNEKLEKGDGIL from the exons cctCGCCAGCATCTCCAAGCCGTGTGGTTTTATCTGTAAGCGTCGGCCATTCCCGCACTCTCCCCTGCAATGGAACCCGCAGCAGGGATGTGGAGTGGCGGTTTCAGCAGGAAAGTCACCCTGGCTGGCTGGTCGTGGCCGAACTCCACGACGGATCCTTTTCCCCAGGAAGCGGCTTCCAGGGACGGGTGGAATCCTTCCACCTAACAGAGCCGGGAAACTACAGCCTCATCCTCAGTAATGTGGTGTACAGTGACCTCGGCATTTATGAATGCCGGTACAAGGATGAGACCGTTCTTTCAGATGTGAAGCTAAATATTTTTG tcccatcAAGTGTTCCTGTAGCGTTGGGAATGTCCGCCAGTCTTCCTTGCTTTGGGAACATTAAGAAACACACGAGTGCTGGTGATCTGGATATCCTCTGGAAGAGAGATGAAAAGATAGTTTACCAGCTCCTTAAGAACAGCACCACCTATGGGCCCGGGTTCGAGAACAGAGCTTCAGTTTCCCCAGAACAAGCCCTCCATGGAAACCTCTCTTTAACCATCAGACAAACAAGGTTTTCAGATCAAGGCGACTACCAGTGCTTCTGCAACAGTCCTAAAGAGAGGGGGAACCCAGATTCTGCCAGTCTCACTGTTACAG GCCTGCCTCGCTCTGTAGCAGATTCAGGACTCCCTGCAGGAGCAGTGGCTGGGATCGTATTGCTGGTGTTGGCGCTGTTAGCAGTCTGCGTTGTAGTCTGGAAGTACCGCGCGAAGTTCAGCAGACCCCCTGTATCTGTGCCTGAAACCCAGCCTTCTCACCCCGTaccctgtctccctctgtccGAGATCCAGACTTCACCTGCCGAACCCCGTCTATCTGAGCCTGAGACCAAGCCTTCTGACCCCGAACCCCGTCTATCTGAGCCTGAAACCCAGCCTCTGATGCCTGAGACCCACCCTCTGATGCCTGAGACCCAGCCTCTGATGCCTGAGACCCACCCTCTGATGCCTGAGACCCACCCTCTGATGCCTGAGACCCAGCCTCTGATGCCTGAGGCCCAGCCTCTGAGGCCTGAGGCCCAGCCTCTGATGCCTGAGGCCCAGCCTTTGATGCCTGAGACCCAGCCTCAGATGCCTGAGACCCAGCCTCAGATGCCTGGGACCCAGCCTTTTGACCAGAATGAAAAGCTGGAGAAAGGGGATGGAATCCTGTAG
- the LOC135255915 gene encoding uncharacterized protein LOC135255915 isoform X6, giving the protein MGISSFGVLIGLLLASPASPSRVVLSVSVGHSRTLPCNGTRSRDVEWRFQQESHPGWLVVAELHDGSFSPGSGFQGRVESFHLTEPGNYSLILSNVVYSDLGIYECRYKDETVLSDVKLNIFVPSSVPVALGMSASLPCFGNIKKHTSAGDLDILWKRDEKIVYQLLKNSTTYGPGFENRASVSPEQALHGNLSLTIRQTRFSDQGDYQCFCNSPKERGNPDSASLTVTGLPRSVADSGLPAGAVAGIVLLVLALLAVCVVVWKYRAKFSRPPVSVPETQPSHPVPCLPLSEIQTSPAEPRLSEPETKPSDPEPRLSEPETQPLMPETHPLMPETQPLMPETHPLMPETHPLMPETQPLMPEAQPLRPEAQPLMPEAQPLMPETQPQMPETQPQMPGTQPFDQNEKLEKGDGIL; this is encoded by the exons ATGGGAATTTCAAGTTTTGGCGTCCTTATTGGGCTTCTGTTGG cctCGCCAGCATCTCCAAGCCGTGTGGTTTTATCTGTAAGCGTCGGCCATTCCCGCACTCTCCCCTGCAATGGAACCCGCAGCAGGGATGTGGAGTGGCGGTTTCAGCAGGAAAGTCACCCTGGCTGGCTGGTCGTGGCCGAACTCCACGACGGATCCTTTTCCCCAGGAAGCGGCTTCCAGGGACGGGTGGAATCCTTCCACCTAACAGAGCCGGGAAACTACAGCCTCATCCTCAGTAATGTGGTGTACAGTGACCTCGGCATTTATGAATGCCGGTACAAGGATGAGACCGTTCTTTCAGATGTGAAGCTAAATATTTTTG tcccatcAAGTGTTCCTGTAGCGTTGGGAATGTCCGCCAGTCTTCCTTGCTTTGGGAACATTAAGAAACACACGAGTGCTGGTGATCTGGATATCCTCTGGAAGAGAGATGAAAAGATAGTTTACCAGCTCCTTAAGAACAGCACCACCTATGGGCCCGGGTTCGAGAACAGAGCTTCAGTTTCCCCAGAACAAGCCCTCCATGGAAACCTCTCTTTAACCATCAGACAAACAAGGTTTTCAGATCAAGGCGACTACCAGTGCTTCTGCAACAGTCCTAAAGAGAGGGGGAACCCAGATTCTGCCAGTCTCACTGTTACAG GCCTGCCTCGCTCTGTAGCAGATTCAGGACTCCCTGCAGGAGCAGTGGCTGGGATCGTATTGCTGGTGTTGGCGCTGTTAGCAGTCTGCGTTGTAGTCTGGAAGTACCGCGCGAAGTTCAGCAGACCCCCTGTATCTGTGCCTGAAACCCAGCCTTCTCACCCCGTaccctgtctccctctgtccGAGATCCAGACTTCACCTGCCGAACCCCGTCTATCTGAGCCTGAGACCAAGCCTTCTGACCCCGAACCCCGTCTATCTGAGCCTGAAACCCAGCCTCTGATGCCTGAGACCCACCCTCTGATGCCTGAGACCCAGCCTCTGATGCCTGAGACCCACCCTCTGATGCCTGAGACCCACCCTCTGATGCCTGAGACCCAGCCTCTGATGCCTGAGGCCCAGCCTCTGAGGCCTGAGGCCCAGCCTCTGATGCCTGAGGCCCAGCCTTTGATGCCTGAGACCCAGCCTCAGATGCCTGAGACCCAGCCTCAGATGCCTGGGACCCAGCCTTTTGACCAGAATGAAAAGCTGGAGAAAGGGGATGGAATCCTGTAG